AGACGTTCAGCTTCACTGGAGTTCGAGCTCCCAGTTCTGCCCGAGCTGCTTGGCCTGCACGATCTGCACCGGAACGGACCCGGCGTCGGGCATCGCGAACAACGCCCGCGACAGCGGGTTGATCAGCATGGTCTCGATCGCCGAGACGACGCCGCGGCCGCCGTTGTTGGAGTCGGCGGTGGCGGCGGTCCGGATGGTGGTGCGCGCGTCGTCGGACATCGTGATCGGGACGCCGAACCGGGTGGACGCGGTGTCCAGCGCCCGCGAGATCGACCCCTCGGCGATGTCGGCGAGCACGTCGGAGGGCAGGAAGTTGAACACCACCACGCCCTCGCGCAGCCGGTTGTACAGCTCGGGACGGCCGAGGGTCTCGCGGAAGTGGATCTCGATGTAGTCGCGCACCTTGGTGTCGATGACGTCGGGCGGGTCGGCGATCGTGACATTGTTGACCGGGCGTCCGTCGGGTCCGGGCACGACGATGCCGAGGTTGGTGGTGAACACGATGATCGACTCGGTGAAATGCACTGTGGCGCCGCGGCCGTCGGTGAGCCGGCCGTCGTCGAGGATCTGCAGGAACTTGTCGAGGATCCGCGGGTGGGCCTTCTCGATCTCGTCGAACAGGATCACCTGGAACGGCCGTGCGCGCACACCGTTGGTGAGCTCGCCGCCGGCGTCGAACCCGACGTAGCCGGGCGGCGCGCCGATCAGCCGGGCCTCGTTCTGCTCGGCGGCGAACTCGCTCATGTCGAACCGCAGATAGGCCTTCTCGTCGCCGAACACGATCTCGGCGATCGCCTTGGCCAGTTCGGTCTTGCCGACACCGGTGGGCCCGGCGAAGAACAGCACGCCGCGCGGCCGGCTGGACTGGCCGCGCATGTGCGCGCCACCCAGGCCGATCGCGGCGCGTTTGAGGATGTCGAGGGTGCGCATCACCGCCTGCGGCTGGCCGAGCACCCGTTCGGCGAGTTCGACGTCGGCCTGCGCGATACGTTCCCGCAGTTCGGGTTTGACCCATGGGTTGTCCGGTACGCCGATGCGGTAGGCGCGCACCGCGTCGGCGATCGCGGTGGCGGGCACCTCGCTGGCCGCCGCCAGCGCGCAGATGTCGCGGATCGCGCGGCAGTGCAGCCCGTGGGTGAGTTCGGCGAACGTCTCGATCAGCGCGTCGCCGCCGTCGACCGGGAAGCCAGGCACCCGACGCAGCATCACGTCGCACATCTGCAGCCGCGCCGCCAAATCCGGCGTCGGCACCACGGTGGTGCGGATCGCGTGGTTACCGGAGCTGAACCACGCCGGCAGGTCACCGGGCTGGTCGATCAGCCAGACGATCACCGGGTAGCTGCCGCCGAATCGCACTGCGTCGTAGGCCAATTGGTTCGCCGTGGCCAGGAACGTGCGCTGCTCCTCGGTGAGCGGATCGTCGAACAGCCGCCCGGCGTCGGGGAACATCAGCGCGATCGGCGCGCCCGGGTCGACGCCCGGCTGCACCGCGGTGATCGCCTCGAGCACCTGGCGCAGCATGTCCCACGACAGCCGGGTGCCCAGTTCAAGATTGCGGACCGCGCCGAGGATACGGCTCGCGTCGGGGCTGAACGACCCGGTCTTGTCGGCGACGACGCCCAGGCCCGCCGAATGCGTGTAGGTCAGCATCGCGGCGAATCCC
The window above is part of the Mycolicibacterium rutilum genome. Proteins encoded here:
- a CDS encoding AAA family ATPase, yielding MTAPDARPAWIREIDLATRMHPQLILTGNLRDMYLLDDPTGRRWPMSMTDALWFVLRQQGFAAMLTYTHSAGLGVVADKTGSFSPDASRILGAVRNLELGTRLSWDMLRQVLEAITAVQPGVDPGAPIALMFPDAGRLFDDPLTEEQRTFLATANQLAYDAVRFGGSYPVIVWLIDQPGDLPAWFSSGNHAIRTTVVPTPDLAARLQMCDVMLRRVPGFPVDGGDALIETFAELTHGLHCRAIRDICALAAASEVPATAIADAVRAYRIGVPDNPWVKPELRERIAQADVELAERVLGQPQAVMRTLDILKRAAIGLGGAHMRGQSSRPRGVLFFAGPTGVGKTELAKAIAEIVFGDEKAYLRFDMSEFAAEQNEARLIGAPPGYVGFDAGGELTNGVRARPFQVILFDEIEKAHPRILDKFLQILDDGRLTDGRGATVHFTESIIVFTTNLGIVVPGPDGRPVNNVTIADPPDVIDTKVRDYIEIHFRETLGRPELYNRLREGVVVFNFLPSDVLADIAEGSISRALDTASTRFGVPITMSDDARTTIRTAATADSNNGGRGVVSAIETMLINPLSRALFAMPDAGSVPVQIVQAKQLGQNWELELQ